Genomic window (Daucus carota subsp. sativus chromosome 5, DH1 v3.0, whole genome shotgun sequence):
ATGTCTGCATTGTACTCTTAAAAAAGCAGGTCTGGACAAAAGCTTAGGTCAATGAAGTGCATGCAAAATCAATTCCTGAACATTGGAGGATCAGCACCAagacaaatgaaacaaataataattttcctTCTGGCAGAAGTATTAAATGCGAAATAAAAGGTTATAAACTTAAATCATGTTCTAAGCTGCAGATGAAAGAATTAGAAACTGGTTACACTTGATCTTATAACCTGCAGATATGCAGTGAACCTGCAGATCCTGTTTTGCTATTCACAACAGCATATCATTTCTGCAAATAGATAGttcttaaatattaaatgtcATAAGCAACAAACAAACAGGATGACTGAACAAACCGCAAAGCATTGATCATTGAACTGATTCGACACTAAAGTACAACTATTTGGGAAAAGGACCATATGTCTTAGTAGGGACGTCGAGTCCATCGATTCGACCAGTACCTCGAGTCTGAGTAGCTTATGTTATGTTGGAACATACTTCCAGTTAACATTTACATGAATAATTTGGAAAAACCACAAAATCACATACCTCTGATTAGGGGCGGATCTAGCACACTAAGCATAGGGGGGCACGaagcaaattttcggaaaacacctatatatttttaaattttttggggGCACTTTTagaattttgcaaaatttagaatggtgaaaaaatgtaaaaaaaaataataaaaaattagggGGTACACGTGTCCCCCCGTGTCTCTTCCTAGATCCGCATTTGCCTCTGAAAGGTGTTTGATGACTACTCTGTGTCAACTGACTCGAAGAGTTTTGTGTCTGATCTGAACCGTGTGTCCTGCAATCTCCTGTAGAATTATTTTGATGCTTGAGAAAATCAAGGCACGTCATGCAAAATTCACTACGGATTATGGAGATACCATGTGTTTGAGGCAGTAATCTAAATACATGACTCTGATCAAAGGGTCTATTTGGTGTAGCACGTGTGTTTGCAGAACCTAACATCACAGTCATAACATCTGTCACATAATAGTTGGTAGAAATATCTGTCTCAATCTTGTGCAAAGAATCTACTGAGTGAGGATATGTAGTAATGTACTGAGCTAAGAGTATTTGTACCTGAACCATGTGTGGACAGCTGGGAGAGTTATTGGCAGGAGTGGGAGTTTCAAATCGTGAAACTGGCACAGTCTTGTTATATGCTTCAAGTAATAAATCTAATCGCTTCAGAACCATAGTCGCTGAAGAAATTATGTACGAATATCACGATCCATTCGGCTGGCTCCGTTAGGATCGACATTTTCACGCGACGCAGATGACTCATTAGCATATGTCCACACGTCATGCGACGGAGAAGGTCTATAATGCGAAGATCGCCTCCGCTGTGCTGAGAATACCCCAAAACACTCAGTCAGTGCACTGGACAGAAAACATATCAGGATTATGCCTACCAGTAGGAATGGACGAAGGAGAAACCACACCCAATGGGGTGCGCTTATGACCTGCTCGTAAAAATGTCACAAATACAGGTTAGAACTGATACAACAAATGCTTGTAAACAGACGTCCACAAATGCCACATACAGAAATAACCAAGAGAAGTCGAAAACTAACCAAAATCCATGGCCACCGTTGGTTTCAAATCTCGGAATGTGAAGAAAGCACAGCACAGAGGAGATATTCGTTGTCAGCAGTTAACGACGAAGTGAAGTCGATGGAGGAAACTTCCCCTGAAATTATGGCTCCACGAAACAAACTGACAAATTCAAAAAAGTGATGGGTCGCCCGCCGATGTTCGGATCTTTGAGAAATTCTTCAGTGAAACAACAGTATTTGATATCGGGTCGGAACCCGCTTTGTATTGGGTGGTCCAAGTTGATTGTCGAATTACCAGTAACACCCTGGGTAATACTACAGAAAAATAATGAAAAGgataaaaaatgtaatttttcaatttctttgTATTCAGGAATTAGGATTATATAGATGGATCTTCTTTTCCAACCCGACCCGGCAGTTACCTCCTACAACTATGCACCGTTTCTTATTCCTCCCACGTTTCAAAAGCTTAAACTAGACTACTCTCAACGGCTTAAACAATCACATTATGATTATCTTCCAGTGACACCCACGATATCGATATCGATATCgatatcaatatcaatattcaatattcaatattcaatataatctaAATTCCTGCTAATACCCATTAGATATATGGATCTTCTTTTCCAACCCGACCCCATTAGATATATACCCATTAGATATATGGATCTTCTTTTCCAACCCGACCCCATTAGATATATGGATCATCTTTTCCAACCCGACCCGACAGTTACCTCCTACAACTATGCACCGTTTCTTATTCCTCCCACGTTTCAAAAGCTTAAACTAGACTACTCTCAACGTCTTAAACAATCCCATTATGATTATCTTCCAGTGACACCCACGATTTCAAGCACAGTTTGCTTCAAGCGTTTCAAACAACAGCATAGCAGAGTATTCACCCACGATTTCAGCCTAGAGTTTCTCGAACTATTTCAGTTTTCCTTGCTCCTCTAACGACGAAAGGAGGACGGTGAAGCCTTGCTTATTCATCAGAAACTTGCTTATTCATCTCTCTCGATCCAATCATTCCCGCTGTTGCTGATTCTATTCTAGGCTGCGGCGGATTCGTCGAGGTGAATTTCTGTTCCCGTGCGTTTGAGTTTGTATTACTTATCCCGCTTTGCTTAAAGATAATGGTATCGATCATCTCACAAGTCTGAAACTGCCTCCTCTGTCTCAAAATTTAAACAGTTATACTCCATGGTTACAGGAACTGCGCTGTCACTGCCTTCATCTATGTTCTTCCGTATCCTCCGATCTACACCAGAAAGATATGTTTGTTTAGTAATGATAGTGTTCTATTGTCAAACAGGTGGTAAGCATACACATTTGTGATAGGATGTTGCTGCAGGAGAACTGCGCTCGGTGACAAAGACTTAATTTTGTCAGGCCCACCAACAACCATGAAGCATCAGGTAATATACATTACTGTCTACAGAACCTGAGATTCAATATGTTGCCCTGCGAAATATAAATCTTATTGTACAAAGACGACCTTTAATTCTTGCTCATGAAATCACCTCTGAAATCAAGGTGATACaatgtgttttgattttttcacTGCACATACAAAACATCTCCTTTGTTACTTGCCTTTTGCTTATCCTATATGTGGATGGCTTATTAAAATCTGTAACTGGCTAGGTGTTTTTCTGCAAATACAATGATCCAATTTATGTGAACATGGAGAAGTTGTTAATTATGATAAAACTACCAGGTGAGTAGTGTTTGGTACTTCattcaattatatttatacAATCACATTATGATTATCTTCCAGTGACATTTCTATCTAACAATATAGGTTTTATTGGAGTTCAAAAATACGTTACAGAAGTAGATGTAGATTTTGGCAGCCTGATTTTGCTCGAGAAAATAGAACAAGTTAAGTCCTGGAAGGGAGTTTTatcaattcatattttttttatgccaatgatttattcttcattttatatatttgctAATGGAAGGGTGATTCTTTTATAATTGCTTGACTGATAGTTTTATTTTGATTCTCTTTCATCGATTGTTTGAATACAAGTTAGCAATATATGTTTAAAACTATTTGTAATTGCAATTTGCATGCTGGTTGTCTTtgtaagtttttattttaatgacaAACAGGTCGTAAGCGCGTTTCTTTGGGTCCTCTGTCCTCTATCTCATTCTTCAGCAGGTACCAGTGAGTTTGAAGACCTCTTATtactttgtgttttttttttctgtttcgTGATAACCCAAAGAAGTGTGTCTTTCattcattttaaacaacagcaGAGCAGTGGCATTCACCTATCCATGTTTCAATGTCCGGCACGTTCATTGTTTTCATCTTTATTTGCATCTCTCAAGCGATGGATAGTGGTTAGTTCTCTAATTCTCTGTGCTTTTCTATAGTGTAACCAGACTGGTTTGctattttttagattttgaCACAACACTCTAACTGGTAGTTCTGTTATATTGACAAGTAGGTCGTAAGCGCATCCCTTTGGGTGCTTTTTCTCCTTCCCCC
Coding sequences:
- the LOC108219718 gene encoding uncharacterized protein LOC108219718 isoform X4 encodes the protein MKHQVFFCKYNDPIYVNMEKLLIMIKLPGFIGVQKYVTEVDVDFGSLILLEKIEQVVSAFLWVLCPLSHSSAEQWHSPIHVSMSGTFIVFIFICISQAMDSGRKRIPLGAFSPSPARTGQ
- the LOC108219718 gene encoding uncharacterized protein LOC108219718 isoform X3 — its product is MKHQVFFCKYNDPIYVNMEKLLIMIKLPGFIGVQKYVTEVDVDFGSLILLEKIEQVVSAFLWVLCPLSHSSAAEQWHSPIHVSMSGTFIVFIFICISQAMDSGRKRIPLGAFSPSPARTGQ